CACGAGGAGCAGCCCTGGGCGCGGGATTCCACCTGCACGCCCACGCCACCCCTCCACGATGGGAACCCCGATGCCAGACACTACGTCTGACACGGGATCGCTTAGCTGATTAGAGACGCTGTACTGGGACGAGGCGAGCTTCGCTTCATGCGGACCCCCCTCCAAGCGTGTTGCAACATACGCAATGAGCGTTTCGTTCTGCACAACACGCGTGAGGTTAGGCGCGCCCGCCGCGGGCCGACAAGAGGTCTCGACCACCTCAACCACTCCGTGACCGGAGAAAGCACCCTGCGCAACGGCCGGGCGGCCCCGCGCGCCCCGGAAACGTCCCGCGAGCCCCGGAAACGCGGAACGGCCCCCGTCGCACGTGCCGAAGCACACGCGACGGGGGCCGTCCCCGACGTCGGACCCGCGGGGTCCGCAGGACCCGCTTACTCGTCCTTGCCGCTACTTGTCCTTGCCGCCCTTGTCCTTGTCGCCGCCGCCGGCGCCCATGGACTCGTAGATCTCCTTGCACATCGGACAGACCGGGTACTTCTTGGGGTCGCGCCCCGGTACCCAGACCTTTCCGCACAGCGCCACGACGGGAGTCCCGTCGAGGGCGCTCGCCATGATCTTGTCCTTCTGGACGTAGTGGGCGTAGCGCTCGTGGTCGCCGTCACCGTGGGACACCTGCGGAGTCGGCTCCACGAGGGTTCCCGTACCTGCCCCGCGCTCGGGCTCGAGAGTGCTCATAACCGCCAAGGGTACTGAAAGGCGTGGGGCTCAGTTGAGGGACGGGTCGTCGGGGTACGTCGCGATCATGGCGAGCTCGCCGCGCTGGCGCCGCAGCACCTGGCGCCAGAGGGTCTCCGGGCGCGGCGAGGAGACGTCGCCGGGCTCCGACTCGACCACGTACCAGGCGCCGTCGCCGAGCTCGGACTCCAGCTGGCCGGGGCCCCAGCCCGCGTACCCGGCGAAGATCCGCAGCGAGCCGAGGGCCGGTCCGAGCAGTTCGGGCGGGGTCTCCAGGTCGACGAGGCCGATCGCTCCGTACACCCTCCGCCAGCCGAGAGGGCCCTCGTCACCGGGGATCACGGCGACGCCGAGCGCCGCGTCGAGCGAGACGGGCCCGCCCTGGAAGACCACGCCGGGCTCGCCGGCGAGTCCGGCCCAGGGCGCGAGGATGTCGCCGACGGTCACCGGCGTCGGCCGGTTGAGGACCACGCCGAGCGAGCCCTCGTCGTCGTGGTCGAGCAGCAGGACCACCGCGCGGTCGAAGTTCGGGTCCGCCAGCGCGGGGGTGGCGACGAGCAGTCGTCCTGTGAGCGAGGACACCTCGGTCATGCGACACATGATCCCGCATCTTCGCCGTTCGCGGAGGCCGTCCGGCGCGATCGGGTCGCGATCCGTCCACGATCCCGGGAAGTCGGCCGCCTTCGCAGTTCAGAGGGGGCGCGCCCGGTCCCCGGGCCCACGCGGGCCGAAGGAAGCGGACGGTAACGCTCCGCAAGATCACGGGAGCAGAGGGTGTTGTGCCGAATTCATTACATCTGACAGACCCCCCGACACACCCGATCGGGGTCTCATGGCCCCTTACCCTTTTCTCTGGCCACCCGACCGACTCCACCGGAACGCGAGATTCATGACCGGCACAGACGATGTCCTGCTTGTCCACGGCGGAACCCCGCTGGAGGGCGAGATCCGCGTCCGCGGCGCGAAGAACCTCGTGCCCAAGGCGATGGTCGCCGCCCTGCTCGGCAGCGGTCCCAGCCGACTGCGCAACGTTCCCGACATCCGTGACGTCCGCGTGGTCCGCGGACTGCTCCAGCTGCACGGGGTGACGGTCCGTCCGGGCGAGGAGCCCGGCGAGCTCGTCCTCGACCCGACGCACGTGGAGTCCGCGAACGTCGCCGACATCGACGCGCACGCCGGCTCGTCCCGCATCCCGATCCTCTTCTGCGGCCCGCTGCTGCACCGCCTCGGCCACGCCTTCATCCCGGGCCTCGGCGGCTGCGACATCGGCGGCCGGCCGATCGACTTCCACTTCGACGTGCTCCGCCAGTTCGGCGCCACGATCGAGAAGCGGGACGACGGCCAGTACCTGGAGGCCCCCCAGCGCCTTCGCGGTTGCAAGATCCGCCTCCCGTACCCCTCGGTCGGCTCGACCGAGCAGGTGCTGCTGACGGCGGTGCTCGCCGAGGGCGTCACCGAGCTGTCGAACGCGGCCGTGGAGCCCGAGATCGAGGACCTCATCTGCGTACTGCAGAAGATGGGCGCGATCATCTCCATGGACACCGACCGGACCATCCGGATCACCGGTGTCGACCGCCTCGACGGCTACACCCACCGGGCGCTCCCGGACCGCCTGGAGGCGGCCTCCTGGGCGTCGGCGGCGCTGGCGACCGAGGGCAACATCTACGTGCGCGGCGCCCAGCAGCGCTCGATGATGACCTTCCTCAACACGTACCGGAAGGTGGGTGGCGCCTTCGAGATCGACGACGAGGGCATCCGCTTCTGGCACCCGGGCGGCTCGCTCAACGCGATCGCCCTGGAGACGGACGTGCACCCCGGCTTCCAGACGGACTGGCAGCAGCCGCTGGTCGTGGCCCTGACGCAGGCCTCCGGCCTCTCCATCGTCCACGAGACGGTGTACGAGTCGCGCCTCGGCTTCACCTCCGCGCTGAACCAGATGGGCGCGCACATCCAGCTGTACCCCGAGTGCCTGGGCGGCTCCGACTGCCGCTTCGGCCAGCGCAACTTCCTGCACTCGGCGGTCGTGAGCGGCCCCACCAAGCTCCAGGGCGCCGACCTGGTCATCCCCGACCTGCGCGGCGGCTTCTCGTACCTGATCGCGGCGCTCGCGGCCCAGGGCACCTCCCGGGTGCACGGCATCGAGCTGATCAACCGCGGCTACGAGAACTTCATGGAGAAGCTGGTCGAGCTCGGCGCGAAGGTCGAGCTCCCGGGCAGCGCGCTCGTCTGACGGCCCGTACGCACGCACTGAGGGGCCTCGCATCCGCGGGGCCCCTCAGTGCGTACAGCGTGCGTACAGCGCGTTCTGCCGGGCAAACGGAAGGGCGGCCACCCCCTGACAGGGTGGCCGCCCTTCCTGCGCCTACAGGCTGCCTTACTTGCCCTTGGCGGCTTCCTTGAGCTTCGAGCCCGCGGAGACCTTCACGCTGTAGCCGGCCGGGATGTTGATCGGGTCGCCGGTCTGCGGGTTACGAGCGGTGCGAGCGGCACGGTGGGTGCGCTCGAAGGTCAGGAAGCCGGGGATGGTGACCTTCTCGTCGCCCTTGGCGACGACCTCACCGACGGTCTCGGCGAGAGCGGCCAGCACGGCGTCGGCGTCCTTGCGGGTCACCTCGGCGCGGTCGGCCAGGGCGGCCACCAGCTCACTGCGGTTCATGTTGTTACTCCCGTGTTCTTCTTGCCTGTGAGGCGTGCCACGCGGCGGAAGCCGCGTGATTGGGTACAGCGAAGCCGATGCTGCCAGGGCCTTCGGACAGTCCCCGGACCCGGGTCTAATGACAGACCCTCGCGCCCAAACACGCATCCTGCCCCCACCAGCGGCGGGAACGCC
Above is a genomic segment from Streptomyces sp. NBC_00094 containing:
- a CDS encoding DUF3039 domain-containing protein; its protein translation is MSTLEPERGAGTGTLVEPTPQVSHGDGDHERYAHYVQKDKIMASALDGTPVVALCGKVWVPGRDPKKYPVCPMCKEIYESMGAGGGDKDKGGKDK
- a CDS encoding YqgE/AlgH family protein, whose protein sequence is MTEVSSLTGRLLVATPALADPNFDRAVVLLLDHDDEGSLGVVLNRPTPVTVGDILAPWAGLAGEPGVVFQGGPVSLDAALGVAVIPGDEGPLGWRRVYGAIGLVDLETPPELLGPALGSLRIFAGYAGWGPGQLESELGDGAWYVVESEPGDVSSPRPETLWRQVLRRQRGELAMIATYPDDPSLN
- the murA gene encoding UDP-N-acetylglucosamine 1-carboxyvinyltransferase, with protein sequence MTGTDDVLLVHGGTPLEGEIRVRGAKNLVPKAMVAALLGSGPSRLRNVPDIRDVRVVRGLLQLHGVTVRPGEEPGELVLDPTHVESANVADIDAHAGSSRIPILFCGPLLHRLGHAFIPGLGGCDIGGRPIDFHFDVLRQFGATIEKRDDGQYLEAPQRLRGCKIRLPYPSVGSTEQVLLTAVLAEGVTELSNAAVEPEIEDLICVLQKMGAIISMDTDRTIRITGVDRLDGYTHRALPDRLEAASWASAALATEGNIYVRGAQQRSMMTFLNTYRKVGGAFEIDDEGIRFWHPGGSLNAIALETDVHPGFQTDWQQPLVVALTQASGLSIVHETVYESRLGFTSALNQMGAHIQLYPECLGGSDCRFGQRNFLHSAVVSGPTKLQGADLVIPDLRGGFSYLIAALAAQGTSRVHGIELINRGYENFMEKLVELGAKVELPGSALV
- a CDS encoding HU family DNA-binding protein, with the protein product MNRSELVAALADRAEVTRKDADAVLAALAETVGEVVAKGDEKVTIPGFLTFERTHRAARTARNPQTGDPINIPAGYSVKVSAGSKLKEAAKGK